The following proteins are co-located in the Gigantopelta aegis isolate Gae_Host chromosome 5, Gae_host_genome, whole genome shotgun sequence genome:
- the LOC121373646 gene encoding zinc finger protein 724-like isoform X1: protein MMSTFGQLDGADLKTLLETEVCDEIESFFTKAEFSSMSDYEKLRLRNMRKNYEMMGLLGLPVLKPEFMKGPRARRRRNIIVESDDSDEEWKPGSSRRHSKAEKVFKTPYRISSKPEPSMVSKKKSPKSTKSKSEKCGHRYPMRPRSLTNYMNIEVPDDDRFLYCEDCGKEYDGDCPVHGPLNIVEDTKVPNTVKNKDKASCTLPAGLSIRKSGIPNAGLGVWADKFFPSRTQFGPYGGICEKDIDKAHASGYCWQIYNDTGRLSHFVDARDPSQSNWMRYVNCARTEEEQNVTAYQFSGQIYYRSFKPIKPGSELLVWYGQEYAKELGISPKQWTSKHMKKTNIKGVFSCAYCIMAYSNAEFLQKHLKRSHWDKMQRTECTGNEIGNVEKLSPVKRVEISNMAVTAKKNVHDENTNRSLKPQNLGEKHKSSRTSDKKLHTENKSFENCLCENEFDSSKSSATCLDVKCLKCGVCKKEFSQSNDLTLHARMCTEKTLKKCDVYKTGVNMSDNLTTQKQHTGETPYKCDVCGKQFNQSGPLTTHKRIHTGEKPYKCDVCGKQFNQSIHLTKHKRIHTGEKPYKCDVCGKQFNDSSALTTHKRIHTGETPYKCDVCGKQFNHSGTLTRHKRIHTGEKPYKCDVCGKQFNDSSALTTHKRIHTGETPYKCDVCGKQFNQSGPLTKHKRIHTGETPYKCDVCGKQFNVSSHLTTHKRIHTGETPYKCDVCGKQFNQSGDLTRHKRIHTGEKPYKCDVCGKQFNQSGPLTTHKRIHTGEKPYKCDVCGKQFNHSSTLTTHKRIHTGETPYKCDVCGKQFNHSGDLTTHKRIHTGETPYKCDVCGKQFSDSSALTTHKRIHTGETPYKCDVCGKQFSDSSALTTHKRIHTGETPYKCDVCGKQFNHSGDLITHKGIHTDGSHCVKLMKLKRQKNKVTNKTFVKRPNTCEE, encoded by the exons ATGATGTCGACGTTTGGACAGTTGGATGGTGCTGACCTCAAAACTTTGCTTGAGACAGAGGTTTGTGATGAAATTGAATCATTTTTCACCAAGGCAGAATTTTCTAGTATGTCAGATTATGAGAAACTGCGACTTAGGAATATGAGGAAGAACTATGAAATGATGGGACTTTTGG GTCTTCCGGTTCTGAAGCCTGAATTTATGAAAGGTCCTAGAGCACGGCGGAGGAGGAATATAATTGTAGAGTCTGATGACAGCGACGAGGAATGGAAGCCTGGATCGTCACGTAGACATTCTAAAG CAGAAAAGGTATTCAAAACTCCATATCGAATTTCATCAAAGCCAGAGCCAAGTATGGTTTCTAAAAAG aaatcgCCAAAAAGTACTAAAAGTAAAAGTGAAAAATGTGGACATCGGTATCCAATGAGGCCAAGAAGTCTTACAAACTACATGAACATTGAGGTTCCAGATGACGACCGCTTTTTAT ATTGTGAAGACTGTGGGAAAGAGTATGATGGTGACTGTCCGGTACATGGGCCTTTAAATATTGTGGAAGATACTAAG gTTCCCAATACGGTGAAGAACAAGGATAAAGCTAGCTGTACTCTTCCTGCAGGCCTGTCCATCCGGAAGTCGGGGATTCCCAATGCTGGTTTAGGTGTCTGGGCTGACAAGTTCTTTCCAAGTAGGACACAGTTTGGACCATATGGAGGCATTTGTGAAAAGGACATTGACAAAGCTCATGCATCTGGCTATTGTTGGCAG ATCTATAATGATACTGGTCGGCTGTCTCACTTTGTGGATGCACGTGACCCGTCTCAGTCCAACTGGATGCGTTACGTCAACTGTGCTCGCACTGAGGAAGAACAAAACGTGACCGCCTATCAGTTCAGTGGGCAGATTTACTACAGGTCATTTAAACCAATCAAGCCAGGCTCGGAGCTCTTAGTTTGGTATGGTCAAGAGTACGCAAAGGAACTGGGAATCAGTCCGAAGCAGTGGACATCAAAACACATGAAAAAGACCAACATAAAAG GTGTGTTTTCCTGTGCCTACTGTATTATGGCATATTCCAATGCAGAATTTCTTCAAAAGCATCTGAAAAGATCTCACTGGGATAAAATGCAAAGGACAGAATGTACAGGAAATGAGATTGGTAATGTTGAAAAGCTCTCACCTGTAAAGAGAGTGGAAATTTCCAACATGGCGGTAACTGCAAAAAAGAATGTGCATGATGAAAATACAAACCGGAGTCTAAAGCCTCAAAATTTAGGAGAAAAACATAAGTCAAGTCGAACTAGTGACAAAAAACTGCATACAGAAAATAAATCATTCGAGAATTGTTTATGTGAGAATGAGTTTGATTCTTCAAAATCTTCAGCAACTTGTTTAGatgtgaaatgtttaaaatgtggcGTGTGCAAGAAAGAGTTTAGTCAGTCAAATGACTTAACACTGCATGCGAGAATGTGCACAGAAAAAACACTTAAAAAGTGTGATGTGTACAAGACGGGGGTAAATATGTCTGATAACttgacaacacaaaaacaacatactGGAGAGACACCTTAcaagtgtgatgtgtgtgggaAACAGTTTAATCAGTCAGGTCCCTTGACAACACACAAGAGAATTCATACTGGAGAGAAACCTTAcaagtgtgatgtgtgtgggaAACAGTTTAATCAGTCAATTCACTTGACAAAACACAAGAGAATTCATACTGGAGAGAAACCTTAcaagtgtgatgtgtgtgggaAACAGTTTAATGATTCAAGTGCCTTGACAACACACAAGAGAATTCATACTGGAGAGACACCTTACAAGTGTGATGTATGTGGGAAACAGTTTAATCATTCAGGTACCTTGACAAGACACAAGAGAATTCATACTGGAGAGAAACCTTAcaagtgtgatgtgtgtgggaAACAGTTTAATGATTCAAGTGCCTTGACAACACACAAGAGAATTCATACTGGAGAGACACCTTAcaagtgtgatgtgtgtgggaAACAGTTTAATCAGTCAGGTCCCTTGACAAAACACAAGAGAATTCATACTGGAGAGACACCTTAcaagtgtgatgtgtgtgggaAACAGTTTAATGTTTCAAGTCACTTGACAACACACAAGAGAATTCATACTGGAGAGACACCTTAcaagtgtgatgtgtgtgggaAACAGTTTAATCAGTCAGGTGACTTGACAAGACACAAGAGAATTCATACTGGAGAGAAACCTTAcaagtgtgatgtgtgtgggaAACAGTTTAATCAGTCAGGTCCCTTGACAACACACAAGAGAATTCATACTGGAGAGAAACCTTAcaagtgtgatgtgtgtgggaAACAGTTTAATCATTCAAGTACCTTGACAACACACAAGAGAATTCATACTGGAGAGACACCTTAcaagtgtgatgtgtgtgggaAACAGTTTAATCATTCAGGTGACTTGACAACACACAAGAGAATTCATACTGGAGAGACACCTTAcaagtgtgatgtgtgtgggaAACAGTTTAGTGATTCAAGTGCCTTGACAACACACAAGAGAATTCATACTGGAGAGACACCTTAcaagtgtgatgtgtgtgggaAACAGTTTAGTGATTCAAGTGCCTTGACAACACACAAGAGAATTCATACTGGAGAGACACCTTAcaagtgtgatgtgtgtgggaAACAGTTTAATCATTCAGGTGACTTGATAACACACAAGGGAATTCATACTGATGGGTCACATTGTGTTAAATTGATGaaattaaaaagacaaaaaaataaagttacaaataAAACTTTTGTGAAAAGGCCTAATACTTGTGAAGAATAA
- the LOC121373646 gene encoding zinc finger protein 708-like isoform X5 → MRPRSLTNYMNIEVPDDDRFLYCEDCGKEYDGDCPVHGPLNIVEDTKVPNTVKNKDKASCTLPAGLSIRKSGIPNAGLGVWADKFFPSRTQFGPYGGICEKDIDKAHASGYCWQIYNDTGRLSHFVDARDPSQSNWMRYVNCARTEEEQNVTAYQFSGQIYYRSFKPIKPGSELLVWYGQEYAKELGISPKQWTSKHMKKTNIKGVFSCAYCIMAYSNAEFLQKHLKRSHWDKMQRTECTGNEIGNVEKLSPVKRVEISNMAVTAKKNVHDENTNRSLKPQNLGEKHKSSRTSDKKLHTENKSFENCLCENEFDSSKSSATCLDVKCLKCGVCKKEFSQSNDLTLHARMCTEKTLKKCDVYKTGVNMSDNLTTQKQHTGETPYKCDVCGKQFNQSGPLTTHKRIHTGEKPYKCDVCGKQFNQSIHLTKHKRIHTGEKPYKCDVCGKQFNDSSALTTHKRIHTGETPYKCDVCGKQFNHSGTLTRHKRIHTGEKPYKCDVCGKQFNDSSALTTHKRIHTGETPYKCDVCGKQFNQSGPLTKHKRIHTGETPYKCDVCGKQFNVSSHLTTHKRIHTGETPYKCDVCGKQFNQSGDLTRHKRIHTGEKPYKCDVCGKQFNQSGPLTTHKRIHTGEKPYKCDVCGKQFNHSSTLTTHKRIHTGETPYKCDVCGKQFNHSGDLTTHKRIHTGETPYKCDVCGKQFSDSSALTTHKRIHTGETPYKCDVCGKQFSDSSALTTHKRIHTGETPYKCDVCGKQFNHSGDLITHKGIHTDGSHCVKLMKLKRQKNKVTNKTFVKRPNTCEE, encoded by the exons ATGAGGCCAAGAAGTCTTACAAACTACATGAACATTGAGGTTCCAGATGACGACCGCTTTTTAT ATTGTGAAGACTGTGGGAAAGAGTATGATGGTGACTGTCCGGTACATGGGCCTTTAAATATTGTGGAAGATACTAAG gTTCCCAATACGGTGAAGAACAAGGATAAAGCTAGCTGTACTCTTCCTGCAGGCCTGTCCATCCGGAAGTCGGGGATTCCCAATGCTGGTTTAGGTGTCTGGGCTGACAAGTTCTTTCCAAGTAGGACACAGTTTGGACCATATGGAGGCATTTGTGAAAAGGACATTGACAAAGCTCATGCATCTGGCTATTGTTGGCAG ATCTATAATGATACTGGTCGGCTGTCTCACTTTGTGGATGCACGTGACCCGTCTCAGTCCAACTGGATGCGTTACGTCAACTGTGCTCGCACTGAGGAAGAACAAAACGTGACCGCCTATCAGTTCAGTGGGCAGATTTACTACAGGTCATTTAAACCAATCAAGCCAGGCTCGGAGCTCTTAGTTTGGTATGGTCAAGAGTACGCAAAGGAACTGGGAATCAGTCCGAAGCAGTGGACATCAAAACACATGAAAAAGACCAACATAAAAG GTGTGTTTTCCTGTGCCTACTGTATTATGGCATATTCCAATGCAGAATTTCTTCAAAAGCATCTGAAAAGATCTCACTGGGATAAAATGCAAAGGACAGAATGTACAGGAAATGAGATTGGTAATGTTGAAAAGCTCTCACCTGTAAAGAGAGTGGAAATTTCCAACATGGCGGTAACTGCAAAAAAGAATGTGCATGATGAAAATACAAACCGGAGTCTAAAGCCTCAAAATTTAGGAGAAAAACATAAGTCAAGTCGAACTAGTGACAAAAAACTGCATACAGAAAATAAATCATTCGAGAATTGTTTATGTGAGAATGAGTTTGATTCTTCAAAATCTTCAGCAACTTGTTTAGatgtgaaatgtttaaaatgtggcGTGTGCAAGAAAGAGTTTAGTCAGTCAAATGACTTAACACTGCATGCGAGAATGTGCACAGAAAAAACACTTAAAAAGTGTGATGTGTACAAGACGGGGGTAAATATGTCTGATAACttgacaacacaaaaacaacatactGGAGAGACACCTTAcaagtgtgatgtgtgtgggaAACAGTTTAATCAGTCAGGTCCCTTGACAACACACAAGAGAATTCATACTGGAGAGAAACCTTAcaagtgtgatgtgtgtgggaAACAGTTTAATCAGTCAATTCACTTGACAAAACACAAGAGAATTCATACTGGAGAGAAACCTTAcaagtgtgatgtgtgtgggaAACAGTTTAATGATTCAAGTGCCTTGACAACACACAAGAGAATTCATACTGGAGAGACACCTTACAAGTGTGATGTATGTGGGAAACAGTTTAATCATTCAGGTACCTTGACAAGACACAAGAGAATTCATACTGGAGAGAAACCTTAcaagtgtgatgtgtgtgggaAACAGTTTAATGATTCAAGTGCCTTGACAACACACAAGAGAATTCATACTGGAGAGACACCTTAcaagtgtgatgtgtgtgggaAACAGTTTAATCAGTCAGGTCCCTTGACAAAACACAAGAGAATTCATACTGGAGAGACACCTTAcaagtgtgatgtgtgtgggaAACAGTTTAATGTTTCAAGTCACTTGACAACACACAAGAGAATTCATACTGGAGAGACACCTTAcaagtgtgatgtgtgtgggaAACAGTTTAATCAGTCAGGTGACTTGACAAGACACAAGAGAATTCATACTGGAGAGAAACCTTAcaagtgtgatgtgtgtgggaAACAGTTTAATCAGTCAGGTCCCTTGACAACACACAAGAGAATTCATACTGGAGAGAAACCTTAcaagtgtgatgtgtgtgggaAACAGTTTAATCATTCAAGTACCTTGACAACACACAAGAGAATTCATACTGGAGAGACACCTTAcaagtgtgatgtgtgtgggaAACAGTTTAATCATTCAGGTGACTTGACAACACACAAGAGAATTCATACTGGAGAGACACCTTAcaagtgtgatgtgtgtgggaAACAGTTTAGTGATTCAAGTGCCTTGACAACACACAAGAGAATTCATACTGGAGAGACACCTTAcaagtgtgatgtgtgtgggaAACAGTTTAGTGATTCAAGTGCCTTGACAACACACAAGAGAATTCATACTGGAGAGACACCTTAcaagtgtgatgtgtgtgggaAACAGTTTAATCATTCAGGTGACTTGATAACACACAAGGGAATTCATACTGATGGGTCACATTGTGTTAAATTGATGaaattaaaaagacaaaaaaataaagttacaaataAAACTTTTGTGAAAAGGCCTAATACTTGTGAAGAATAA
- the LOC121373646 gene encoding zinc finger protein 678-like isoform X4 translates to MMSTFGQLDGADLKTLLETEVCDEIESFFTKAEFSSMSDYEKLRLRNMRKNYEMMGLLGLPVLKPEFMKGPRARRRRNIIVESDDSDEEWKPGSSRRHSKAEKVFKTPYRISSKPEPSMVSKKKSPKSTKSKSEKCGHRYPMRPRSLTNYMNIEVPDDDRFLYCEDCGKEYDGDCPVHGPLNIVEDTKVPNTVKNKDKASCTLPAGLSIRKSGIPNAGLGVWADKFFPSRTQFGPYGGICEKDIDKAHASGYCWQIYNDTGRLSHFVDARDPSQSNWMRYVNCARTEEEQNVTAYQFSGQIYYRSFKPIKPGSELLVWYGQEYAKELGISPKQWTSKHMKKTNIKGVFSCAYCIMAYSNAEFLQKHLKRSHWDKMQRTECTGNEIGNVEKLSPVKRVEISNMAVTAKKNVHDENTNRSLKPQNLGEKHKSSRTSDKKLHTENKSFENCLCENEFDSSKSSATCLDVKCLKCGVCKKEFSQSNDLTLHARMCTEKTLKKCDVYKTGVNMSDNLTTQKQHTGETPYKCDVCGKQFNQSGPLTTHKRIHTGEKPYKCDVCGKQFNQSIHLTKHKRIHTGEKPYKCDVCGKQFNDSSALTTHKRIHTGETPYKCDVCGKQFNHSGTLTRHKRIHTGEKPYKCDVCGKQFNDSSALTTHKRIHTGETPYKCDVCGKQFNQSGPLTKHKRIHTGETPYKCDVCGKQFNVSSHLTTHKRIHTGETPYKCDVCGKQFNQSGDLTRHKRIHTGEKPYKCDVCGKQFNQSGPLTTHKRIHTGEKPYKCDVCGKQFNHSSTLTTHKRIHTGETPYKCDVCGKQFNHSGDLITHKGIHTDGSHCVKLMKLKRQKNKVTNKTFVKRPNTCEE, encoded by the exons ATGATGTCGACGTTTGGACAGTTGGATGGTGCTGACCTCAAAACTTTGCTTGAGACAGAGGTTTGTGATGAAATTGAATCATTTTTCACCAAGGCAGAATTTTCTAGTATGTCAGATTATGAGAAACTGCGACTTAGGAATATGAGGAAGAACTATGAAATGATGGGACTTTTGG GTCTTCCGGTTCTGAAGCCTGAATTTATGAAAGGTCCTAGAGCACGGCGGAGGAGGAATATAATTGTAGAGTCTGATGACAGCGACGAGGAATGGAAGCCTGGATCGTCACGTAGACATTCTAAAG CAGAAAAGGTATTCAAAACTCCATATCGAATTTCATCAAAGCCAGAGCCAAGTATGGTTTCTAAAAAG aaatcgCCAAAAAGTACTAAAAGTAAAAGTGAAAAATGTGGACATCGGTATCCAATGAGGCCAAGAAGTCTTACAAACTACATGAACATTGAGGTTCCAGATGACGACCGCTTTTTAT ATTGTGAAGACTGTGGGAAAGAGTATGATGGTGACTGTCCGGTACATGGGCCTTTAAATATTGTGGAAGATACTAAG gTTCCCAATACGGTGAAGAACAAGGATAAAGCTAGCTGTACTCTTCCTGCAGGCCTGTCCATCCGGAAGTCGGGGATTCCCAATGCTGGTTTAGGTGTCTGGGCTGACAAGTTCTTTCCAAGTAGGACACAGTTTGGACCATATGGAGGCATTTGTGAAAAGGACATTGACAAAGCTCATGCATCTGGCTATTGTTGGCAG ATCTATAATGATACTGGTCGGCTGTCTCACTTTGTGGATGCACGTGACCCGTCTCAGTCCAACTGGATGCGTTACGTCAACTGTGCTCGCACTGAGGAAGAACAAAACGTGACCGCCTATCAGTTCAGTGGGCAGATTTACTACAGGTCATTTAAACCAATCAAGCCAGGCTCGGAGCTCTTAGTTTGGTATGGTCAAGAGTACGCAAAGGAACTGGGAATCAGTCCGAAGCAGTGGACATCAAAACACATGAAAAAGACCAACATAAAAG GTGTGTTTTCCTGTGCCTACTGTATTATGGCATATTCCAATGCAGAATTTCTTCAAAAGCATCTGAAAAGATCTCACTGGGATAAAATGCAAAGGACAGAATGTACAGGAAATGAGATTGGTAATGTTGAAAAGCTCTCACCTGTAAAGAGAGTGGAAATTTCCAACATGGCGGTAACTGCAAAAAAGAATGTGCATGATGAAAATACAAACCGGAGTCTAAAGCCTCAAAATTTAGGAGAAAAACATAAGTCAAGTCGAACTAGTGACAAAAAACTGCATACAGAAAATAAATCATTCGAGAATTGTTTATGTGAGAATGAGTTTGATTCTTCAAAATCTTCAGCAACTTGTTTAGatgtgaaatgtttaaaatgtggcGTGTGCAAGAAAGAGTTTAGTCAGTCAAATGACTTAACACTGCATGCGAGAATGTGCACAGAAAAAACACTTAAAAAGTGTGATGTGTACAAGACGGGGGTAAATATGTCTGATAACttgacaacacaaaaacaacatactGGAGAGACACCTTAcaagtgtgatgtgtgtgggaAACAGTTTAATCAGTCAGGTCCCTTGACAACACACAAGAGAATTCATACTGGAGAGAAACCTTAcaagtgtgatgtgtgtgggaAACAGTTTAATCAGTCAATTCACTTGACAAAACACAAGAGAATTCATACTGGAGAGAAACCTTAcaagtgtgatgtgtgtgggaAACAGTTTAATGATTCAAGTGCCTTGACAACACACAAGAGAATTCATACTGGAGAGACACCTTACAAGTGTGATGTATGTGGGAAACAGTTTAATCATTCAGGTACCTTGACAAGACACAAGAGAATTCATACTGGAGAGAAACCTTAcaagtgtgatgtgtgtgggaAACAGTTTAATGATTCAAGTGCCTTGACAACACACAAGAGAATTCATACTGGAGAGACACCTTAcaagtgtgatgtgtgtgggaAACAGTTTAATCAGTCAGGTCCCTTGACAAAACACAAGAGAATTCATACTGGAGAGACACCTTAcaagtgtgatgtgtgtgggaAACAGTTTAATGTTTCAAGTCACTTGACAACACACAAGAGAATTCATACTGGAGAGACACCTTAcaagtgtgatgtgtgtgggaAACAGTTTAATCAGTCAGGTGACTTGACAAGACACAAGAGAATTCATACTGGAGAGAAACCTTAcaagtgtgatgtgtgtgggaAACAGTTTAATCAGTCAGGTCCCTTGACAACACACAAGAGAATTCATACTGGAGAGAAACCTTAcaagtgtgatgtgtgtgggaAACAGTTTAATCATTCAAGTACCTTGACAACACACAAGAGAATTCATACTGGAGAGACACCTTAcaagtgtgatgtgtgtgggaAACAGTTTAATCATTCAG GTGACTTGATAACACACAAGGGAATTCATACTGATGGGTCACATTGTGTTAAATTGATGaaattaaaaagacaaaaaaataaagttacaaataAAACTTTTGTGAAAAGGCCTAATACTTGTGAAGAATAA
- the LOC121373646 gene encoding zinc finger protein 724-like isoform X3 has translation MMSTFGQLDGADLKTLLETEVCDEIESFFTKAEFSSMSDYEKLRLRNMRKNYEMMGLLGLPVLKPEFMKGPRARRRRNIIVESDDSDEEWKPGSSRRHSKEKKSPKSTKSKSEKCGHRYPMRPRSLTNYMNIEVPDDDRFLYCEDCGKEYDGDCPVHGPLNIVEDTKVPNTVKNKDKASCTLPAGLSIRKSGIPNAGLGVWADKFFPSRTQFGPYGGICEKDIDKAHASGYCWQIYNDTGRLSHFVDARDPSQSNWMRYVNCARTEEEQNVTAYQFSGQIYYRSFKPIKPGSELLVWYGQEYAKELGISPKQWTSKHMKKTNIKGVFSCAYCIMAYSNAEFLQKHLKRSHWDKMQRTECTGNEIGNVEKLSPVKRVEISNMAVTAKKNVHDENTNRSLKPQNLGEKHKSSRTSDKKLHTENKSFENCLCENEFDSSKSSATCLDVKCLKCGVCKKEFSQSNDLTLHARMCTEKTLKKCDVYKTGVNMSDNLTTQKQHTGETPYKCDVCGKQFNQSGPLTTHKRIHTGEKPYKCDVCGKQFNQSIHLTKHKRIHTGEKPYKCDVCGKQFNDSSALTTHKRIHTGETPYKCDVCGKQFNHSGTLTRHKRIHTGEKPYKCDVCGKQFNDSSALTTHKRIHTGETPYKCDVCGKQFNQSGPLTKHKRIHTGETPYKCDVCGKQFNVSSHLTTHKRIHTGETPYKCDVCGKQFNQSGDLTRHKRIHTGEKPYKCDVCGKQFNQSGPLTTHKRIHTGEKPYKCDVCGKQFNHSSTLTTHKRIHTGETPYKCDVCGKQFNHSGDLTTHKRIHTGETPYKCDVCGKQFSDSSALTTHKRIHTGETPYKCDVCGKQFSDSSALTTHKRIHTGETPYKCDVCGKQFNHSGDLITHKGIHTDGSHCVKLMKLKRQKNKVTNKTFVKRPNTCEE, from the exons ATGATGTCGACGTTTGGACAGTTGGATGGTGCTGACCTCAAAACTTTGCTTGAGACAGAGGTTTGTGATGAAATTGAATCATTTTTCACCAAGGCAGAATTTTCTAGTATGTCAGATTATGAGAAACTGCGACTTAGGAATATGAGGAAGAACTATGAAATGATGGGACTTTTGG GTCTTCCGGTTCTGAAGCCTGAATTTATGAAAGGTCCTAGAGCACGGCGGAGGAGGAATATAATTGTAGAGTCTGATGACAGCGACGAGGAATGGAAGCCTGGATCGTCACGTAGACATTCTAAAG AAAAG aaatcgCCAAAAAGTACTAAAAGTAAAAGTGAAAAATGTGGACATCGGTATCCAATGAGGCCAAGAAGTCTTACAAACTACATGAACATTGAGGTTCCAGATGACGACCGCTTTTTAT ATTGTGAAGACTGTGGGAAAGAGTATGATGGTGACTGTCCGGTACATGGGCCTTTAAATATTGTGGAAGATACTAAG gTTCCCAATACGGTGAAGAACAAGGATAAAGCTAGCTGTACTCTTCCTGCAGGCCTGTCCATCCGGAAGTCGGGGATTCCCAATGCTGGTTTAGGTGTCTGGGCTGACAAGTTCTTTCCAAGTAGGACACAGTTTGGACCATATGGAGGCATTTGTGAAAAGGACATTGACAAAGCTCATGCATCTGGCTATTGTTGGCAG ATCTATAATGATACTGGTCGGCTGTCTCACTTTGTGGATGCACGTGACCCGTCTCAGTCCAACTGGATGCGTTACGTCAACTGTGCTCGCACTGAGGAAGAACAAAACGTGACCGCCTATCAGTTCAGTGGGCAGATTTACTACAGGTCATTTAAACCAATCAAGCCAGGCTCGGAGCTCTTAGTTTGGTATGGTCAAGAGTACGCAAAGGAACTGGGAATCAGTCCGAAGCAGTGGACATCAAAACACATGAAAAAGACCAACATAAAAG GTGTGTTTTCCTGTGCCTACTGTATTATGGCATATTCCAATGCAGAATTTCTTCAAAAGCATCTGAAAAGATCTCACTGGGATAAAATGCAAAGGACAGAATGTACAGGAAATGAGATTGGTAATGTTGAAAAGCTCTCACCTGTAAAGAGAGTGGAAATTTCCAACATGGCGGTAACTGCAAAAAAGAATGTGCATGATGAAAATACAAACCGGAGTCTAAAGCCTCAAAATTTAGGAGAAAAACATAAGTCAAGTCGAACTAGTGACAAAAAACTGCATACAGAAAATAAATCATTCGAGAATTGTTTATGTGAGAATGAGTTTGATTCTTCAAAATCTTCAGCAACTTGTTTAGatgtgaaatgtttaaaatgtggcGTGTGCAAGAAAGAGTTTAGTCAGTCAAATGACTTAACACTGCATGCGAGAATGTGCACAGAAAAAACACTTAAAAAGTGTGATGTGTACAAGACGGGGGTAAATATGTCTGATAACttgacaacacaaaaacaacatactGGAGAGACACCTTAcaagtgtgatgtgtgtgggaAACAGTTTAATCAGTCAGGTCCCTTGACAACACACAAGAGAATTCATACTGGAGAGAAACCTTAcaagtgtgatgtgtgtgggaAACAGTTTAATCAGTCAATTCACTTGACAAAACACAAGAGAATTCATACTGGAGAGAAACCTTAcaagtgtgatgtgtgtgggaAACAGTTTAATGATTCAAGTGCCTTGACAACACACAAGAGAATTCATACTGGAGAGACACCTTACAAGTGTGATGTATGTGGGAAACAGTTTAATCATTCAGGTACCTTGACAAGACACAAGAGAATTCATACTGGAGAGAAACCTTAcaagtgtgatgtgtgtgggaAACAGTTTAATGATTCAAGTGCCTTGACAACACACAAGAGAATTCATACTGGAGAGACACCTTAcaagtgtgatgtgtgtgggaAACAGTTTAATCAGTCAGGTCCCTTGACAAAACACAAGAGAATTCATACTGGAGAGACACCTTAcaagtgtgatgtgtgtgggaAACAGTTTAATGTTTCAAGTCACTTGACAACACACAAGAGAATTCATACTGGAGAGACACCTTAcaagtgtgatgtgtgtgggaAACAGTTTAATCAGTCAGGTGACTTGACAAGACACAAGAGAATTCATACTGGAGAGAAACCTTAcaagtgtgatgtgtgtgggaAACAGTTTAATCAGTCAGGTCCCTTGACAACACACAAGAGAATTCATACTGGAGAGAAACCTTAcaagtgtgatgtgtgtgggaAACAGTTTAATCATTCAAGTACCTTGACAACACACAAGAGAATTCATACTGGAGAGACACCTTAcaagtgtgatgtgtgtgggaAACAGTTTAATCATTCAGGTGACTTGACAACACACAAGAGAATTCATACTGGAGAGACACCTTAcaagtgtgatgtgtgtgggaAACAGTTTAGTGATTCAAGTGCCTTGACAACACACAAGAGAATTCATACTGGAGAGACACCTTAcaagtgtgatgtgtgtgggaAACAGTTTAGTGATTCAAGTGCCTTGACAACACACAAGAGAATTCATACTGGAGAGACACCTTAcaagtgtgatgtgtgtgggaAACAGTTTAATCATTCAGGTGACTTGATAACACACAAGGGAATTCATACTGATGGGTCACATTGTGTTAAATTGATGaaattaaaaagacaaaaaaataaagttacaaataAAACTTTTGTGAAAAGGCCTAATACTTGTGAAGAATAA